A region of the Apium graveolens cultivar Ventura chromosome 6, ASM990537v1, whole genome shotgun sequence genome:
tgtttttaattatattttaaaatatataggTTCATATATTGGTCCAACTAAATAGGTTTCGAAAAATATAAATCACGACCAAGTAAATAGGTCATGTGTTTaaattgaaatattttaatttagaatacTTAATATGTTGGTAGAATttcattttaaataaaaataatatggATATTATAAATACTGTATTTTGATTTCACcccttaaaaataataaagattGTTCAAACCTTATTATGATTACAATTCTATATCAGTagaattctaaattattttttgGTAGATACTTGTTTTTATTTTAGTACGGTTACGCTGTATTTTTGTTTGACCCCTAGATTTTTATTTCATATAGATTTTTATGTTATTTTTTAACGAAATATAGATTCCTGGAATcatattataattatgatatttcTATTTTCcctcttttatttttattaaaataataaattagaATCATTTGTACATTGTAATTAATAAGGGAATCCATTTTTAAGGGTACTTTGGTTTCACCATTTTCGGTTTTACGAACTTTAATTTCACCCCTTTTAAATGTTACTATAGCTCTAAATATATGATTATTATTCTTTTTTTTATTCCTATATGACTTTCTATATGTAATATtttccttttttatttttatataccaaatatttatattatttttatataaatggaatcgtatatatataatattttagtatttaattacttatacatcaaaattatatataataataatataaaaatatattactACTAAAAGACCCGTGCATAGCAGCACTGCATCTCCCGGTTTTTAAACTATTTTAAAATAAACGGCTGACACTGACAAAGTTATTGAGTTAACAAAGAGGGTACaaattagggttttataaaataaaagaaattagTGATTTAAGGAAGTAGATATTGTTGGATTATAAATTTTgttatcattttttatatttgaAGTTAAGAGCACGTATAAGACTTGCTCCGACCATATGGTTGGAATTGCTCTAGGCGGCAAACATTCTTTTGGGGCAGCAGCGTAGGAGAATTATTATATATTAAGCAGGTAAAACTGATTCAAACACATGCAAAGGTTTTACCAGCTGCAGGAGAATTAGCTTAGACGCGGGTTGAATTTGTCTCAAAATCATTTGCTGAATACATTGCAATTTGAATATCTGCTCAGAAGCTGACTAGTTAGCTATATTGTTATTAACATTGAAAAACATACTTGAGTTACTTGGTTTTTTCATTATTGTTTCTTGAGGAAACTAGAAGCAGTGAACCTGATACATTTAAAAACTAGTTAAAGATGATCTATTGGATAGACTTTCAACCAAGTTATGTCACAacaataaatataaataaataacagATGCCAATTACATATATAGTTTTACTACTTCTCTGTATCTTGAATATGTCAGTGCCATAGGTAAGCAATTTTGTATATATTTTATCCTCTCTGTCACACTTTCCCTGGTAGAAGTTTTCTATATAAGCCTTGGACAAGATCCGTATCTTTACAACTCAACTCTCAGAACTCATCATTTGGTCTCTTAGCATTTTTTTTAACCAAAAGTTTTCAAATATGGATTCTTCAAGGGGCTCCAAACTTGTTTTCATATGTTTAATTGTAAGTAGTATGACTTGCTTTGTTGCTCTGGCCACTGATAATAATCCTCTTCAGGATTTCTGTGTTGCTGATGCAAATAGCCcaggtatatatatattttaaatgcATGCATTCTTGACGTAACTACCTCATTTTCATATTATCTGTTGTCTACATTTTACTTGTACACTACAAACATCTGACAGACTTGCTTCTTTTTTCAGTTTTGGTGAACGGACTAGTTTGTAAGGACCCCAAGGTTGTAACCGAAAACGACTTCTTTACTAGCGGATTGAACGTAGCTGGTGACACATCATCCAATAAAGTTGGATCAAATGTAACCACAGTTAATGTTGCTAGGATTCCTGGACTCAACACGCTTGGCATTTCTCTTGTTCGTATCGACTTTGCACCATATGGAATCAATGCTCCACACACACATCCCCGTGCTACTGAAATTTTGACAGTTATCAAAGGTACATTGAGGGTAGGATTTGTCACTTCAAATACAGAAAATCGTCATATCACCAAAGTCCTTAACGAAGGTGATGTGTTTGTGTTCCCGGAAGGTCTTATACACTACCAACAAAATATTGGACATGATAATGCGGTAGTGATTGCTGCTCTTAGCAGCCAAAACCCAGGGGTTATCACCATCGCAAACGCTGTATTCGGAGCCAATCCTAATATATCTGCTGATATTCTTGCCAAAGCATTCCAACTAAACAAAAACACAGTCCAGCAATTGCAGGCGCATTTTGATGAAGCAGATTGATGAACGTATTGGATTTATTATATATTTCTTAATTAAGGCTGTTAAGCCATTGCTCAGTTGTTTAATTACTGTTATTTGACATTGTTGCctttaatttttatttgtatCGCCATGTTCTTGTAGTTGTTGGTATCAGCCTTATTAAATAAAATCTCATCGGTGACTGAAGTTATGGCTCTACTTTACTTTAGGAACTCCAGATAATATTTGTTAAGCTTTGACATTTCTTGTGTGCATTTAAAAAGAGACATCTTCTAAATCTTTCTGATGTTGTTTTTCCAAATGTAGTCGATTTAATTAGTTAAGTTCTCTTTAAATAACTAGTAAGTTTCCACTCTCTTCTTATTCTCAACTCTAGGCCAACTAGGTACTTTATCATAGTACAACATATTCATCTCTAATCTTAAACTCTCACGAAAAACAAGTTTAGcctaatttttatataaatttaataaaaataatcatTTTTCAAAAATTAGCCAACTTTAACATTCGGCATATCCAATTGTCCAATATATAAGATACAAACTATCATTTGGAGTATTCTATGTATATAGTATACCAAACTGTCAGTAGGGCTACCTAATATAAATTGAGATACCCAATTACTTATAGTGGAGTATCCAATTGGCTAAAATTGATCATCGTTTTTAGAATGgttattttgattaaatttttaataattgaTAATTTTATCATTTTATTCTTTCGATTTTGTGTGTTATGATTTATCTTTTTTTAAGATATCTAAATATGTTAGGAATTAATAGTATGCATAACCATATTTTTGTGATTATAAATTCTTTTTGTAAAGGAATTGATTATAAAATTTGATCATGTATATTAACATTAAGAGTAAAATATATTTTGCACCACCTAACAATTTACGTTTTTTCCGAATTTgttctattttatttatcttggCACCTTGTGCCTAAAATATTAATTGTCGGTTCGTTTTACATCTCCGAATCGTTTAGTGTCCTAATTAACTATTACCGAAAAATTGACCATGGGCAAAATTGGGAAAAATATCATTCAAAGTTTagataataatagaataaaaccTCATAATTCCAAATTTCAAAAATCAACAACTTTGAaaatgttattgaactccaactCTCAGAGACCAGCATAGAGTTCCATAATGAGCACTATCCATTTCTAACATCTAATTTGGTGTTTGGTAATTTTTGAAAGGAAAATACTAAGGGTACCAAATTGGTTCccaaaaataattacaaaatGTCAAGTGTCAAATTTTTATTGGCTAAATGAAAATGGACCTCATGCATTTACATCAAAAGCACCAATTAAATCATTTTAAACTGCCACATCTACCATGACACATcattttttaacaattttttgtaaaatttttTGTGCATCTAGCACTACTCTTTTGAAATTCGGTTGATTTGGGGTTTTGATTACGATTAGGGTTAATTAAATATTCTTGAAATCAATCTACTATGTCGTGGTGTTAGTGGCATCCAAATCGAGCATGTGAGTAGCAGTCATGAAACTCTCATCGAACCCCAAAAGATTCTATTCAAAATTATTGAAAGATGTAAGGAACTAAAACCTGATTTTAGGGTTTTATTGTTTAAAATTGGGGGTTTAATTTCTAgacattttttataatttttgatatTATAGATAGCTTTCACTTATCATTAGCAATCGATCcatgtatttatttgtaaattttgtgtttgatttagtagaAAACGAAGTTAGGATTTTGTGTGGTTTGTTCTCCGTAATATTGGACTTCAATTTTGATTATACAATAATTACGGAATCAGGAAAATAAAAGCATGAGTACATGTGATAGACCGTATTCGGGAAAGTTACTAAAAATATAACTAGTTAATCATAAACGAATCTCGTTTTAGTGAGTAGTacttttattatatttttcaaatcATATCATACaagataaatttgaaattttataattaatttttatatgaataaaattgatatatcttaatatctgtatggttggatcattgaaaaatatttcttttttaaaaaaaatatttgctTACTAACGACCGTCGCAAGTTATTGTGCGCTGAAAAATTGAGAAAGGTTGAATTTACCGCCAAAAGTTTGGCAAAAATTTCAAATTTACCGCTTCCGCCGATTTCAGTTGTAAGTTGGATGATCTTAACTTTTCTGTCATAAGTTTCCTGTCGTAATGGAAAGTTCAAATCGACGTAATTTTCAAATAACGTTGTATGAATTTCCCTTTTTTTAATGTCTAATGccaaattttaattataaaatattattctTGCGACGATTTGGTTTTCCGTCATAAAAAATTATCATAATCTGACATAAAGTGGCGTACCCAATTATTTCGTCGCAAATTTTCCATTACAAATGAACTCTTGTAGTGTGGTGAAAAGAGCTTTCTGATTCTACCATTGCACAAACTAATGTTAATAGTCAATTTGGACGAAATATGGTCAAAAAAGTTCAAATTAAAACAACTAATATTTAGGTTCAAGGTGccaaaatttaaataatatataaccATTTTAAAAAAAGGCATATTGCTATGGATGCAAAATAATATTTACTCTAAAAttaacttttaattttttttcatgCACCGTAAGTTTAAAAACCCCAAATCTATATTCGTGATGTCTAATGTTAGTGAGtaaatcacataataataatCATACTTAGACGTCGATTTTCTTAAAATTATTAGAATTAcaatttttcaaaatattgatTGAATTTTTAATCTAATGTTTTCAGTTTCCCAGAAGCACATAAAAATCAATCTTACATGATTTAGCACTAAAAAAATGTTATCAAATATTACATGTAATGTACCTTCAGGATAAGGATGATACTTAAATCGTTAATTGTATATATTACATCCTCGAAGTTGAATTTTAGTACAATACTGTGAAAGATCAAAAAAATTaatattgaaaatattaaaatcacaattatctatataaATGTACCTTAAATACCTTAAATTGAACTAGGTTTGTTATATTAGGTAAGACTTCCATGATTCCCTTCACCTTGCTGGTTTATTAGTAACTTAATAAGCAGTCAGCGTTCTTTTGTGGCAGCAATGGTATGTTACAAGTATATATAAACTTATAAGCAGGTAAAATTGATTGAAATACATGCAAAGTTAATTACACGTGGGTTGAAATGTCTTGAACTCATTTTGCGGAATACATTGCATTTTGAATATATGCTCAGAAGCTGACAGTTCGCTATTTTATTAATAACATTAAGAAACAGATTGAGGTGCTTGGTTTTTTATTATTGTTTCCTGGGGAATACTAAAAGCAGTGCACCTAATAAATTTAACAATTAGTTAAAGATGATCTGTTGGATAGACTTTTAACCAAACTATGTCATGcacatatatataattaaaataacaAATGCCAGATACTTAGTTTTACCACTTCAATTCTCGACCGAATTGCCATTTTTACTACTTCCGGTATCTTGACTGTGcataatttatataattaaatcaGACTCATTCTTATTACATTGACTATGTCATGCAAGCAATATATGTGTATCTTTTATCCTCTCTGTCACACTTTCCCTCGTTAAAGTATTGTATATAAGCCATAGACAATATCTATGTCTTCACAACTCAACTCTCAAAGCTCATTATCTGTTCTCTAAACGTTTCTCCAACTCGTTTATACATATCACAATTATATCCAAAAGTTTGAAGATGGTTTCATCAAGtggctccaaagttctttttatATGTTTTGTTATAAGTAGTATGACTTGCTTTGTTGCTCTGGCGACCGATAATAATCCTCTTCAGGATTTTTG
Encoded here:
- the LOC141667805 gene encoding putative germin-like protein 2-1, with product MDSSRGSKLVFICLIVSSMTCFVALATDNNPLQDFCVADANSPVLVNGLVCKDPKVVTENDFFTSGLNVAGDTSSNKVGSNVTTVNVARIPGLNTLGISLVRIDFAPYGINAPHTHPRATEILTVIKGTLRVGFVTSNTENRHITKVLNEGDVFVFPEGLIHYQQNIGHDNAVVIAALSSQNPGVITIANAVFGANPNISADILAKAFQLNKNTVQQLQAHFDEAD